AGCGGGTCCCAGGTTCGAGCCCTGGTGCGCCCACCAAGCCTTTCAAGAAACTTGGCGAAACCGACCTGTGGACGTGCGACACGGGGCTTTGTCGCACGGCGTGCGACATCGCGTCGTTCATCGGGCTGATCGCCCGATGCGCTCCCGGTTCACGAACTCGACCAGCAGGTTGATCGCGACGTCGGCTATTCGCAGCTCGCCGGCAGGGTCATTGTCGCCGAAGGAGCATGGCACCTGCATGCTTCGGCGCGAGAGGCTCCATTTAGGCCGAAAATTCGGGTTATTGCCCACTATCTGGGTATATGCTCTTATCGGATCGGAAAAATCTCCGATGATAGTGCCCGATCTCATCATTTTCGATTGCGACGGCGTGTTGGTCGATAGTGAGGTGCTGAGTTGCCGCTGCCTCTCGCATGCGCTTGCGGGATACGGCATCAAGCTCGACATCGATCAGGCGCTTGACCTGTTCCTTGGACGAAGCGTGACAGCGGTCTTCCAGCATTACGAGGCGTTGGGACGCTCGATCCCTGAGCAATTTGCGGCCGAGCTGAGAGCAGGGGTTCGAGCTGCGTTTCTCTCGTCGCTTCGCCCAATCGAAGGGGTGAACGCGGTACTGCAAGACATGCAGATCCCGCATTGCGTCGCCTCGTCCAGTGATATCGACCGGGTGTCCTACTCGCTCTCCTTGACCGGCCTCGCGCCGCATTTCGACGCGCGTCTCTATACCTCGCAAATGGTGGAACGCGGCAAGCCGGCACCCGACCTCTTTCTCTACGCAGCCGAAAGGATGCAGGTGGATCCACGTCGCACCCTCGTGATCGAGGACAGCGTTAGCGGCGTCAAGGCGGGCAAGGCGGCCGGCATGATGGTTTGGGGATTTGTCGGAGGCAGCCACTATCAATCGCGTGATGGCAAGGCCATTCTGCGCGAGGCGGGGGCTGATCGGGTGTTCGGACGAATGGCGGATTTCTGGCGAACGGACCGGCAAGGAGACTGATGGCGGCATCCGACAACGAGAAGTCGCGTCTCGACGAAGCCGCGCGGGCAGGCTGGCTTTATTTCATTGCCGGTCACACCCAGGACGAAATCGCCAGGATGCTGAAGGTATCGCGTGCATCGGCCCAGCGCCTGGTTTCACTCTGTCTCGCCGAGCGCCTGATTACCTTCCGGCTGGAGCACCCGATAACGGCCTGTATGGAGCTGGCGGCGCGGCTGAAGGACTTGTTTCACCTCGTCTACTGCGAAGTGGTGCCAACCGACCCCGCCGCGCCGCTCTCGGCCGCCGGGATTGCCGAGCGGGCTGCGAACATCCTCGAAACGACGTTGCGTACCGAGAAGCCGACGATCGTGGCGCTGGGCACCGGGAGAGCGGTGCGGGCTGCCGTCGAGCGCGTGTCTCCGATCGACTGTCCGAACCACCAGATCGTGTCGCTGGTCGGAAACATTTCGGCCGACGGCTCTGCCAGCTTCTTCGACACCGTCGGTCGTCTCGCCGACCGGACCAGGGCGCGCCACTATCCGATGCCGCTGCCGTTTCTGATGTCGTCCGAGCGCGAGCGCGACCAGATGCTCAAGATAGATCCGATCGCCAGGGTGAGAGCGGTCGCCGCCAAGGCCGACCTGCGGCTTGTCGGGGTCGGGCAGATGGACCGGCAGGCGCAAGTCCACATTGACGGTTTCGTCTCGCGCGAAGAGCTGCTCGAGATGATGCGGTTGGGCGCCGTTGGCGAACTGATCGGCTGGGCATTTGACGAGGAGGGGCACCTCATCAAAGGCGGAACAAACCTTCGCCTCACCAGCATTCCACCGCAGGTACCTGCCGAGGCCCTGACCATCGGAGCGGCGGTCGGTCGTGCCAAGGTTTCGGCCATCAGGGCGGCGCTCAAGGGGCGGCTGCTGAACGGGCTGATC
This portion of the Bradyrhizobium sp. AZCC 2262 genome encodes:
- a CDS encoding HAD family hydrolase; its protein translation is MPDLIIFDCDGVLVDSEVLSCRCLSHALAGYGIKLDIDQALDLFLGRSVTAVFQHYEALGRSIPEQFAAELRAGVRAAFLSSLRPIEGVNAVLQDMQIPHCVASSSDIDRVSYSLSLTGLAPHFDARLYTSQMVERGKPAPDLFLYAAERMQVDPRRTLVIEDSVSGVKAGKAAGMMVWGFVGGSHYQSRDGKAILREAGADRVFGRMADFWRTDRQGD
- a CDS encoding sugar-binding transcriptional regulator produces the protein MAASDNEKSRLDEAARAGWLYFIAGHTQDEIARMLKVSRASAQRLVSLCLAERLITFRLEHPITACMELAARLKDLFHLVYCEVVPTDPAAPLSAAGIAERAANILETTLRTEKPTIVALGTGRAVRAAVERVSPIDCPNHQIVSLVGNISADGSASFFDTVGRLADRTRARHYPMPLPFLMSSERERDQMLKIDPIARVRAVAAKADLRLVGVGQMDRQAQVHIDGFVSREELLEMMRLGAVGELIGWAFDEEGHLIKGGTNLRLTSIPPQVPAEALTIGAAVGRAKVSAIRAALKGRLLNGLITDEATAGAILKS